One region of Cydia fagiglandana chromosome 15, ilCydFagi1.1, whole genome shotgun sequence genomic DNA includes:
- the LOC134671166 gene encoding uncharacterized protein LOC134671166 isoform X1 yields MASTLRRSAYHAARRLSIPALKLVIRNNSTLEKNILTSVFKDIPKVNYTVPEFVWQNLDRWPDKTATVCAVTGHGYTYAQTHRMSVAFAASLRTKLKLKNDDKVAIILPNLPEYPCALLGTLEAGCIASLMNHAYTAHELQHQLAKIDCQAIIASKLSYASIKEALNALKKDIPVILVDNDNLPEGTIKFAEFAEDFNLCTDCLKSVKRGPDDVAILPFSSGTTGFPKGVVLNHRSVVAMNQQIADPEIVVIEETSETHQAVLPAILPFFHIFGFNALMVNQMYLGVKLVTMPYFKPELFLQTLVKYQASVLFLVPPMGKMNQMYLGVKLVTMPYFKPKLFLQTLVKYQASVLLLVPPMGKMNQMYLGVKLVTMPYFKPELFLQTLVKYQASVLFLVPPMGKMNQMYLGVKLVTMPYFKPELFLQTLVKYQASVLLLVPPMGKMNQMYLGVKLVTMPYFKPELFLQTLVKYQASVLLLVPPMVVFLGKHPAVQADHLRSVYGVISGAAPVSEADAAAVLRKNPNINFRQGYGLTETNGGIAIGFNTDANHASVGHVFPSSQVKIADIQTQEALPAGKEGEILYRGPNLMQGYYKDEEATREVFQDGWYKTGDIGKYDDKKYLYVTDRMKELIKVKGFQVAPAELEAIIRTNPKIADCAVLGIPDPVTGEVPKAFIVTQPNQTISPEELKEYVNSKLVSFKHVKEVQSIDAIPKNPAGKILRKDLKAKYC; encoded by the exons GTGTGTGCAGTGACAGGCCATGGCTACACATACGCGCAAACACACAGGATGTCCGTCGCTTTCGCGGCCTCACTCCGAACCAAGTTAAAGTTAAAGAATGATGACAAG GTGGCGATAATCCTGCCCAATCTCCCCGAGTATCCCTGCGCGCTGCTCGGAACGTTAGAAGCAGGCTGCATTGCCAGTCTCATGAACCATGCCTACACTGCTC ACGAGCTGCAACACCAGTTAGCCAAAATCGACTGCCAAGCGATAATCGCCTCTAAACTCTCCTACGCCAGCATAAAAGAGGCCCTAAATGCCCTAAAGAAAGACATTCCTGTAATCCTAGTCGATAACGATAACCTACCAGAAGGCACGATAAAATTCGCCGAATTCGCTGAAGATTTTAACCTGTGTACGGACTGTTTGAAGTCGGTGAAGAGAGGGCCAGATGATGTGGCGATTCTGCCGTTCTCTAGCGGGACTACCGGGTTcccgaagggtgtggtgttgAACCATAGGAGTGTGGTGGCTATGAACCAGCAAATAGCTGATCCGGAGATTGTTGTTATTGAGGAGACTTCTG AAACCCACCAGGCCGTGCTTCCAGCGATCCTGCCTTTCTTCCACATATTCGGCTTCAACGCGCTCATGGTGAACCAGATGTACCTCGGCGTGAAGCTGGTCACCATGCCTTACTTCAAGCCGGAGCTGTTCCTTCAGACCCTCGTCAAGTACCAGGCTAGTGTGCTGTTCCTCGTGCCGCCCATGGGTAAGATGAACCAGATGTACCTCGGCGTGAAGCTGGTCACCATGCCTTACTTCAAGCCGAAGCTGTTCCTTCAGACCCTCGTCAAGTACCAGGCTAGTGTGCTGTTGCTCGTACCGCCCATGGGTAAGATGAACCAGATGTACCTCGGCGTGAAGCTGGTCACCATGCCTTACTTCAAGCCGGAGCTGTTCCTTCAGACCCTCGTCAAGTACCAGGCTAGTGTGCTGTTCCTCGTGCCGCCCATGGGTAAGATGAACCAGATGTACCTCGGCGTGAAGCTGGTCACCATGCCTTACTTCAAGCCGGAGCTGTTCCTTCAGACCCTCGTCAAGTACCAGGCTAGTGTGCTGTTGCTCGTACCGCCCATGGGTAAGATGAACCAGATGTACCTCGGCGTGAAGCTGGTCACCATGCCTTACTTCAAGCCGGAGCTGTTCCTTCAGACCCTCGTCAAGTACCAGGCTAGTGTGCTGTTGCTCGTGCCGCCCATGG TGGTGTTCCTGGGCAAGCACCCGGCGGTGCAGGCGGATCACCTACGGAGCGTGTACGGCGTCATCAGCGGCGCCGCGCCCGTCTCGGAGGCCGACGCCGCCGCCGTGCTCAGGAAAAAC CCAAATATAAACTTCCGCCAAGGCTACGGCCTCACAGAGACCAACGGCGGCATCGCGATCGGCTTCAACACGGACGCCAACCACGCGTCGGTCGGACACGTGTTCCCCAGCTCGCAAGTCAAGATCGCGGACATTCAGACACAAGAGGCGCTGCCTGCTGGAAAG GAAGGTGAAATCTTGTACCGCGGGCCCAACCTGATGCAGGGCTACTACAAAGACGAGGAGGCTACCCGCGAGGTGTTCCAAGACGGCTGGTATAAGACCGGCGACATCGGCAAGTACGACGACAAGAAATACCTCTATGTCACCGATAGGATGAAGGAGCTTATTAAG GTAAAAGGCTTCCAAGTAGCCCCCGCCGAACTAGAAGCGATCATCCGAACTAACCCCAAAATCGCGGACTGCGCCGTTTTGGGCATCCCCGACCCCGTGACAGGGGAAGTCCCAAAAGCTTTCATAGTGACCCAGCCGAATCAGACCATCTCGCCTGAGGAACTGAAGGAATATGTGAATAGTAAGCTAGTCTCGTTCAAACATGTTAAGGAGGTTCAGAGCATTGATGCTATACCTAAGAACCCGGCTGGTAAGATCTTGAGAAAAGATTTGAAGGCTAAGTACTGTTAA
- the LOC134671166 gene encoding probable 4-coumarate--CoA ligase 1 isoform X3 — translation MPTLPEHPCLLGTLEAGCIASLMNPAYTAHELQHQLAKIDCQAIIASKLSYASIKEALNALKKDIPVILVDNDNLPEGTIKFAEFAEDFNLCTDCLKSVKRGPDDVAILPFSSGTTGFPKGVVLNHRSVVAMNQQIADPEIVVIEETSETHQAVLPAILPFFHIFGFNALMVNQMYLGVKLVTMPYFKPELFLQTLVKYQASVLFLVPPMGKMNQMYLGVKLVTMPYFKPKLFLQTLVKYQASVLLLVPPMGKMNQMYLGVKLVTMPYFKPELFLQTLVKYQASVLFLVPPMGKMNQMYLGVKLVTMPYFKPELFLQTLVKYQASVLLLVPPMGKMNQMYLGVKLVTMPYFKPELFLQTLVKYQASVLLLVPPMVVFLGKHPAVQADHLRSVYGVISGAAPVSEADAAAVLRKNPNINFRQGYGLTETNGGIAIGFNTDANHASVGHVFPSSQVKIADIQTQEALPAGKEGEILYRGPNLMQGYYKDEEATREVFQDGWYKTGDIGKYDDKKYLYVTDRMKELIKVKGFQVAPAELEAIIRTNPKIADCAVLGIPDPVTGEVPKAFIVTQPNQTISPEELKEYVNSKLVSFKHVKEVQSIDAIPKNPAGKILRKDLKAKYC, via the exons ATGCCCACCCTACCCGAGCACCCTTGCCTGCTCGGAACGTTAGAAGCAGGCTGCATAGCCAGTCTCATGAACCCTGCCTACACTGCTC ACGAGCTGCAACACCAGTTAGCCAAAATCGACTGCCAAGCGATAATCGCCTCTAAACTCTCCTACGCCAGCATAAAAGAGGCCCTAAATGCCCTAAAGAAAGACATTCCTGTAATCCTAGTCGATAACGATAACCTACCAGAAGGCACGATAAAATTCGCCGAATTCGCTGAAGATTTTAACCTGTGTACGGACTGTTTGAAGTCGGTGAAGAGAGGGCCAGATGATGTGGCGATTCTGCCGTTCTCTAGCGGGACTACCGGGTTcccgaagggtgtggtgttgAACCATAGGAGTGTGGTGGCTATGAACCAGCAAATAGCTGATCCGGAGATTGTTGTTATTGAGGAGACTTCTG AAACCCACCAGGCCGTGCTTCCAGCGATCCTGCCTTTCTTCCACATATTCGGCTTCAACGCGCTCATGGTGAACCAGATGTACCTCGGCGTGAAGCTGGTCACCATGCCTTACTTCAAGCCGGAGCTGTTCCTTCAGACCCTCGTCAAGTACCAGGCTAGTGTGCTGTTCCTCGTGCCGCCCATGGGTAAGATGAACCAGATGTACCTCGGCGTGAAGCTGGTCACCATGCCTTACTTCAAGCCGAAGCTGTTCCTTCAGACCCTCGTCAAGTACCAGGCTAGTGTGCTGTTGCTCGTACCGCCCATGGGTAAGATGAACCAGATGTACCTCGGCGTGAAGCTGGTCACCATGCCTTACTTCAAGCCGGAGCTGTTCCTTCAGACCCTCGTCAAGTACCAGGCTAGTGTGCTGTTCCTCGTGCCGCCCATGGGTAAGATGAACCAGATGTACCTCGGCGTGAAGCTGGTCACCATGCCTTACTTCAAGCCGGAGCTGTTCCTTCAGACCCTCGTCAAGTACCAGGCTAGTGTGCTGTTGCTCGTACCGCCCATGGGTAAGATGAACCAGATGTACCTCGGCGTGAAGCTGGTCACCATGCCTTACTTCAAGCCGGAGCTGTTCCTTCAGACCCTCGTCAAGTACCAGGCTAGTGTGCTGTTGCTCGTGCCGCCCATGG TGGTGTTCCTGGGCAAGCACCCGGCGGTGCAGGCGGATCACCTACGGAGCGTGTACGGCGTCATCAGCGGCGCCGCGCCCGTCTCGGAGGCCGACGCCGCCGCCGTGCTCAGGAAAAAC CCAAATATAAACTTCCGCCAAGGCTACGGCCTCACAGAGACCAACGGCGGCATCGCGATCGGCTTCAACACGGACGCCAACCACGCGTCGGTCGGACACGTGTTCCCCAGCTCGCAAGTCAAGATCGCGGACATTCAGACACAAGAGGCGCTGCCTGCTGGAAAG GAAGGTGAAATCTTGTACCGCGGGCCCAACCTGATGCAGGGCTACTACAAAGACGAGGAGGCTACCCGCGAGGTGTTCCAAGACGGCTGGTATAAGACCGGCGACATCGGCAAGTACGACGACAAGAAATACCTCTATGTCACCGATAGGATGAAGGAGCTTATTAAG GTAAAAGGCTTCCAAGTAGCCCCCGCCGAACTAGAAGCGATCATCCGAACTAACCCCAAAATCGCGGACTGCGCCGTTTTGGGCATCCCCGACCCCGTGACAGGGGAAGTCCCAAAAGCTTTCATAGTGACCCAGCCGAATCAGACCATCTCGCCTGAGGAACTGAAGGAATATGTGAATAGTAAGCTAGTCTCGTTCAAACATGTTAAGGAGGTTCAGAGCATTGATGCTATACCTAAGAACCCGGCTGGTAAGATCTTGAGAAAAGATTTGAAGGCTAAGTACTGTTAA